A genomic stretch from Penaeus monodon isolate SGIC_2016 chromosome 25, NSTDA_Pmon_1, whole genome shotgun sequence includes:
- the LOC119589197 gene encoding uncharacterized protein LOC119589197, translating into MKVTLIMVLMAVVGLSSAYSLGDVYEKLQRVERDISAGSTGMSDSMSLEKIEKRDISGGSGSMSVERIEKRDISGGSSSLESRERRDAFAVSHDLDLRRLRRSASSDSGSYSIEG; encoded by the exons ATGAA GGTGACACTCATCATGGTCCTGATGGCCGTCGTTGGCCTCTCCTCTGCCTACTCCCTTGGCGATGTCTACGAGAAGCTCCAGCGTGTTGAAAG AGACATCAGCGCCGGGAGTACCGGAATGAGTGATAGCATGTCCTtggagaaaattgagaaaag AGACATCAGCGGGGGGAGCGGAAGCATGTCcgtagaaagaatagagaaaag AGACATCAGTGGAGGAAGCAGTTCCTTGGAAAGCAGGGAGAGACg TGATGCCTTCGCTGTCTCTCACGACCTCGATCTGAGGCGCCTCAGGAG AAGCGCCAGCTCCGACAGTGGCAGCTACAGCATTGAGGGTTAA